CGGCCACCGCGCTGGGGGCGACGATCATCGTTGCGGCGGTCGGCGTGTACCTCGCGCTGGCGATCGCCCGCAACAACCTGCTGCAACTCGACCGCCGACTCGAGACCGCGTCCCGGGTGCTGATCGTCAATGCCGGTGCCGCCGCGCCGTTCCTGAACGTCCTCGGCGACGCCGGCGCGTTCGCGGTGACCATCCGCTCCGGCGACCAGGTCGTCTCGAGCACCTCGAGCCGGCTGCCCGAACTCGATCCCGGATCGCACACCGTCGACGTCGCGGGCACCCCGTTCCGCGCCTTCACCGCCCCGCTCGCCCCCGGGTCGTCGTCGCTCCTGTCGGTCGCCGTCCCGCTCGCCGAGGCGAAGGACCCGACCACCGAACAGCAGGAGCAGGTCGCGATCGTCGGCGTCCTCGCGATCGTCGCCGCGACCGGCCTCGGCTGGGTCTTCGGCGGCCGCGCGGTCCGGCCGCTCGTCGAGCTCACCCAGCGCGTGAGCCGACGCGACCGGGACCTCGCGCCGGCCGCGTCCGGGGTGCGCGAGGCCGACGAACTCGCGGCGGCCGCGGGCGCCATGCTGCAGGACGTCTCCGACGCCCAGGCGCGCACCGCCGCCGCCCTCGACACGGCCCGCGACTTCGCGGCGGCGTCCGCGCACGAGCTGCGGACCCCGCTCACCGCGATGCGCACCGACCTCGAGGTCCTCACCACGCTCGACCTGTCCGACGAGCAGCGTGCCGAGATCCTCGCCGACCTCGCACGCACCCAGGGCCGGCTCGAGGCGACGCTCACCGCGCTCGAGCGCCTCGCGTCGGGCGAGCTGTCCAGCGAGAGGGACCACATCGATCTCGACCTGACGGAACTGTGCGACCTCGCCGCCGAGGACGCGCAGCGCCTGCACCCGGGGCTGTCGGCCACGGTCGACGCGCCACCGGGACTCGTCGTGCGCGGGCTGCCGATCGGCCTGCGGCTGGCCCTGGACAACGCGATCACCAACGCCGTCCGGCACGGCGCGGCACGGCACGTGGCGATCGGCGCGCACCGCACCGCGGACGGCGCCGTGACGATCACCGTCGACGACGACGGCGCCGGCATCCCCGAAACGGAGAGGTCGGCGGTGTTCGAACGCTTCCGGCGCGGCAGTGGCGCCGCCAAGGGCGGATCCGGACTGGGTCTGGCGCTGGTGACACAGCAGGCCCAACTCCACGGCGGCGCGGCCGCGTTCGAGGACAGCCCGCTCGGCGGTGTCCGACTGGTGGTGACCCTTGAGAGTTGACGGACGGGACATCCCGGTCACCGGCAGTCTGCTGCAGCCGCTGGCGCGACGGACCAGCGACATCCTGCGGGTCGTCGTCGCACTGGTCGTCCTCGGCGCGGTCATCGCGGGATCGTTGATCACCCGCAGCGAGTGGGACGCGCTCGAGACGTCGGTGTCCGACATCGTCGGCGTCCTGTCGCCGGAGGTGTCCGACACCGTCTACCTGCTCTACGGCATCGCGATCCTGGCGCTGCCGTTCGCGATCCTGATCCAGCTGATCATCGGCCGGCACTGGAAGCTGCTCGCCGGCTACGCGGCGGCGGGGCTCGTCGCGGGCGTCGCGCTCTCG
This genomic stretch from Prescottella soli harbors:
- a CDS encoding sensor histidine kinase, with translation MIRPRSLRARVAAATALGATIIVAAVGVYLALAIARNNLLQLDRRLETASRVLIVNAGAAAPFLNVLGDAGAFAVTIRSGDQVVSSTSSRLPELDPGSHTVDVAGTPFRAFTAPLAPGSSSLLSVAVPLAEAKDPTTEQQEQVAIVGVLAIVAATGLGWVFGGRAVRPLVELTQRVSRRDRDLAPAASGVREADELAAAAGAMLQDVSDAQARTAAALDTARDFAAASAHELRTPLTAMRTDLEVLTTLDLSDEQRAEILADLARTQGRLEATLTALERLASGELSSERDHIDLDLTELCDLAAEDAQRLHPGLSATVDAPPGLVVRGLPIGLRLALDNAITNAVRHGAARHVAIGAHRTADGAVTITVDDDGAGIPETERSAVFERFRRGSGAAKGGSGLGLALVTQQAQLHGGAAAFEDSPLGGVRLVVTLES